One genomic segment of Arcobacter porcinus includes these proteins:
- a CDS encoding MutS-related protein, whose protein sequence is MRIEFEELLENRNELLTITYFKLQKLFEERYGENALVLMEIGTFFEVYEVNNDKEQIGKAKEIAELLNIQLTRKNKNILENSKENPIMAGVPSISFEKHLARIIAEQKYTIAIVRQKGVPPNVSRYLDVVVSPGTNFDFVVDQDENFITSLVVDQIRGNYFLGYSAVDVTTGKCYYNEIFGTLEDKFFALDEVFNYMNIHKTSEVILTIADKNIDTKEIVDYLELSMKSYHIRTYRPKISYQNELFKNIFNIESLLTPIEHLDMERTPLCSESLAILIDFIIAHDSNIIQKLSAPNRLDISKYIYLGNNALEQLNIIDSSHNPSLIKLINNTATAMGKRLLKERLTNPVKDSKELLRRYNLSKELYDYHNPIENELANIYDIERLTRRIKLNRLHPFELNYLFDSLLSIKELVKFMENYKFITPPCSSKEIEIFIESINSTFDLSTSARFMLKDIDTNMISGGINHKIDELNRKNIELFTKLEILKEHISSFFKTDENSFVTINRLDKEGFFISITKNRFNLIKDELLKSHLIVDDKLLLFKDFIIKTQTNNVKIFCDLTSDVSDKYIHNLKKIVELNKLVFKEKISEFEHKFANLLQELVLFIAEIDLTVSNIKTAKKYNFSCPKIVKTEENENFLELIELRHPIIESNEEKGIYVPNDIILGELSYASKEYKDNIIIKNSNPTTLQSNKMHGVLLFGINSSGKSSLMKAIGISVILAQAGFFVPCKSMRFSIFDSIFTRISGADNIAKGLSSFAVEMMDLKNIFNRANKKSLILGDEISHSTETLSGLSIVASAILKLAKLEALFVFATHLHQLPKLKEIEELKNIICLHLAVFYQDEEDKLIFNRKLAFGSGSSVYGLEFAKSLHMDSEFLNIANSIRKRLADDYTKVERITQKTSSKYNSNLYTSTCTICGRVCDEVHHIKEQAKADEKGFIGHINANHKYNLIPLCKLHHKMVHDGKININGFVATSKGLELHYTIVDEENYI, encoded by the coding sequence GTGAGAATAGAGTTTGAAGAGTTATTAGAAAATAGAAATGAACTTCTAACAATCACTTACTTTAAACTTCAAAAGTTATTTGAAGAAAGATATGGTGAAAATGCACTTGTCCTGATGGAAATAGGAACTTTTTTTGAAGTTTATGAAGTAAATAATGATAAAGAACAAATAGGAAAAGCAAAAGAGATTGCTGAATTACTAAATATACAACTCACTAGAAAAAATAAAAATATCTTAGAAAATTCAAAAGAAAATCCAATAATGGCTGGTGTTCCTTCAATCTCATTTGAGAAACATTTAGCAAGGATTATTGCTGAACAAAAATATACAATTGCAATAGTAAGACAAAAAGGTGTTCCACCAAATGTAAGCAGGTATCTTGATGTTGTTGTAAGTCCAGGAACAAATTTCGATTTTGTAGTTGATCAAGATGAAAATTTTATAACTTCTTTGGTAGTTGATCAAATAAGAGGAAACTACTTTCTAGGATATAGTGCTGTTGATGTAACAACTGGAAAATGCTATTACAACGAAATTTTTGGAACTTTAGAAGATAAGTTTTTTGCTTTAGATGAAGTATTTAACTATATGAATATACATAAAACAAGTGAAGTTATATTGACTATTGCAGATAAAAATATTGATACAAAAGAGATAGTTGATTATTTAGAGCTATCTATGAAAAGTTATCATATAAGAACATATAGACCAAAAATCTCATATCAAAATGAGCTTTTCAAAAATATATTTAATATAGAATCACTTTTAACTCCAATAGAGCATCTTGATATGGAAAGAACACCACTTTGTAGTGAATCTTTAGCTATTTTGATAGATTTTATAATAGCACATGATTCTAATATCATTCAAAAGCTATCAGCTCCAAATAGACTTGATATAAGTAAATATATCTATCTTGGGAATAATGCTTTAGAGCAGTTAAATATAATTGATAGTTCTCATAATCCAAGTTTAATTAAACTAATAAACAATACAGCAACAGCAATGGGAAAAAGACTTTTAAAAGAGAGACTTACAAATCCTGTAAAAGATAGTAAAGAGCTTTTAAGAAGATATAATCTTTCAAAAGAGCTTTATGATTATCATAATCCAATAGAAAATGAATTAGCAAATATCTATGATATTGAAAGACTTACAAGAAGAATAAAGCTAAATAGACTTCATCCTTTTGAACTTAATTACCTTTTTGATTCATTATTAAGTATTAAAGAACTTGTAAAATTTATGGAAAACTATAAGTTTATAACTCCTCCTTGCAGTAGCAAAGAGATAGAGATTTTTATAGAATCTATAAACTCTACTTTTGATTTAAGTACAAGTGCTAGATTTATGTTAAAAGATATTGATACAAATATGATATCAGGTGGAATAAATCATAAAATAGATGAATTAAATAGAAAGAATATTGAGCTTTTTACAAAACTAGAGATTTTAAAGGAGCATATTTCAAGTTTTTTTAAAACAGATGAAAATAGTTTTGTAACAATAAATAGACTAGATAAAGAGGGTTTTTTTATATCAATTACAAAAAACAGATTTAATTTAATAAAAGATGAACTTCTAAAATCGCATCTAATAGTAGATGATAAACTTTTACTATTTAAAGATTTTATTATAAAAACACAAACAAATAATGTAAAGATATTTTGTGATTTGACAAGTGATGTTTCTGATAAATATATACATAATCTTAAAAAGATAGTTGAATTAAATAAACTTGTATTTAAAGAAAAGATCTCAGAGTTTGAGCATAAATTTGCAAATTTACTTCAAGAATTAGTTCTTTTTATTGCAGAGATTGATCTTACTGTTTCAAATATAAAAACAGCGAAGAAATATAATTTTTCTTGTCCAAAAATAGTAAAAACAGAAGAAAATGAAAATTTTTTAGAGTTAATTGAACTAAGACATCCAATTATAGAATCAAATGAAGAGAAGGGAATATATGTTCCAAATGATATTATTTTGGGTGAATTGTCTTATGCTTCAAAAGAGTATAAAGATAATATTATAATAAAAAATTCAAATCCTACAACTTTACAAAGTAATAAAATGCATGGAGTTTTACTTTTTGGAATAAATAGTTCAGGAAAATCTTCACTTATGAAAGCAATTGGAATAAGTGTTATTTTAGCTCAGGCTGGTTTTTTTGTTCCTTGTAAAAGTATGAGATTTTCTATATTTGATTCAATATTTACTCGAATTAGTGGAGCTGATAATATTGCAAAAGGATTATCAAGTTTTGCTGTTGAGATGATGGATTTAAAAAATATTTTTAATCGTGCAAATAAAAAATCACTTATTTTAGGAGATGAAATAAGTCATAGTACAGAAACTTTAAGTGGTTTAAGTATTGTTGCAAGTGCTATTTTAAAGTTAGCAAAACTTGAAGCTCTTTTTGTATTTGCAACTCATCTTCATCAATTACCAAAACTAAAAGAGATTGAAGAGTTAAAAAATATTATATGTTTGCATCTTGCAGTTTTTTATCAAGATGAAGAGGATAAATTAATATTTAATAGAAAATTAGCTTTTGGAAGTGGTTCATCTGTATATGGATTGGAGTTTGCAAAATCTTTACATATGGATAGTGAATTTTTGAATATTGCAAATAGTATTAGAAAAAGATTAGCAGATGATTATACAAAAGTAGAAAGAATTACACAAAAGACAAGTTCAAAATATAATAGTAATTTATATACAAGCACTTGTACTATTTGTGGAAGAGTTTGTGATGAAGTTCATCATATAAAAGAACAAGCAAAAGCAGATGAAAAAGGATTTATTGGACATATAAATGCTAATCATAAATATAATTTAATTCCTCTTTGTAAACTTCATCACAAAATGGTACATGATGGAAAAATCAATATAAATGGATTTGTTGCAACTTCTAAGGGACTTGAACTTCATTATACAATAGTTGATGAAGAGAACTACATTTAA
- a CDS encoding precorrin-2 dehydrogenase/sirohydrochlorin ferrochelatase family protein, whose amino-acid sequence MAYFPAFLKFDDKRILIVGGGKVALEKLEHLLNFSKNITLLAKEFSEEINSLIDTNNLKFFIKEYEKGDIKDFDIVIAAIDDFALQSDIYFETRDYKILCNCVDLKQYCDFIFPAYIKDGDLTIAISTNGSSPAFAKNLKEYIKNLLPKGIDVFLKELKELRQTMPKGKERMLFFEEKVKEYFKNKG is encoded by the coding sequence TTGGCATATTTCCCTGCTTTTCTTAAGTTTGATGATAAAAGAATTTTGATAGTTGGTGGTGGAAAAGTTGCTTTAGAGAAGCTCGAACACCTTTTAAACTTTTCTAAAAACATAACACTTTTGGCAAAAGAGTTCTCTGAAGAGATAAATAGTTTAATAGATACAAACAATTTAAAATTTTTTATAAAAGAGTATGAAAAAGGTGATATAAAAGATTTTGATATAGTAATTGCAGCTATTGATGATTTTGCTTTGCAATCAGATATATATTTTGAGACAAGAGATTATAAAATACTTTGTAATTGTGTAGATTTAAAACAGTATTGTGATTTTATTTTTCCAGCATATATAAAAGATGGAGATTTAACTATTGCAATATCTACAAATGGTAGTTCACCAGCTTTTGCAAAAAATTTAAAAGAGTATATAAAAAATCTTCTTCCAAAAGGAATAGATGTTTTTTTAAAAGAGTTAAAAGAACTTAGACAAACTATGCCAAAAGGAAAAGAGCGAATGCTATTTTTTGAAGAGAAAGTAAAAGAATATTTTAAGAATAAAGGATAA
- a CDS encoding tetratricopeptide repeat protein has product MKKIAFLLLFFITISLSKGVDDGVYALDEKDYKSAFQIFSKYAKYKNSFAQYNLGLMYYEGLWVKKDLQKAILNFTNSANRGNLEAQNILGFIYYEGDKSLQNYKKALYWYEKASAQDDAIAQYYIAKIYLLGLEVKQNIQKAKEMFEKSCENGYEKACIERDKLD; this is encoded by the coding sequence ATGAAAAAAATAGCTTTCTTACTTTTGTTTTTTATTACAATATCTTTATCAAAAGGTGTAGATGATGGAGTTTATGCTTTAGATGAGAAAGATTATAAAAGTGCATTTCAGATATTTTCTAAATATGCTAAATATAAAAACTCTTTTGCCCAGTATAATTTGGGATTGATGTATTATGAAGGATTGTGGGTAAAAAAAGATTTACAAAAAGCTATTCTTAACTTCACAAATTCAGCAAATAGAGGCAACTTAGAAGCACAAAATATTTTAGGATTTATCTATTATGAAGGAGATAAATCTTTACAAAATTATAAAAAAGCTTTGTATTGGTATGAAAAAGCAAGTGCTCAAGATGATGCTATTGCTCAATATTATATTGCCAAAATATATCTTCTTGGTCTTGAAGTAAAACAAAACATTCAAAAAGCAAAAGAGATGTTTGAGAAATCTTGTGAAAATGGATATGAAAAAGCTTGTATTGAAAGAGATAAATTGGATTAG
- the hisA gene encoding 1-(5-phosphoribosyl)-5-[(5-phosphoribosylamino)methylideneamino]imidazole-4-carboxamide isomerase, with protein MDILPAIDLKDGKAVRLSKGVMDSAKIYSDEPWQVALRFEELGSKWVHIVDLNGAFEGKPANLEQIKKIRENCNLKIELGGGIRDEKTIQMYLELGVDRLILGSIAVKDPQFVKDMAKKYPIAVGIDAINGMVAVEGWAEVSTMKATTLAKEFANAGVEAIICTDISKDGMLCGVNVDFTEEIALSSKVYTIASGGVKDISDIKNCKENGNIGGVIIGKAFYEGTLDLEEAFKIL; from the coding sequence ATGGATATATTACCAGCAATAGATCTAAAAGATGGAAAAGCTGTAAGATTAAGTAAAGGAGTTATGGATAGTGCAAAAATCTATTCAGACGAACCTTGGCAAGTTGCACTTAGGTTTGAAGAACTTGGAAGCAAGTGGGTTCATATTGTTGATTTAAATGGAGCTTTCGAAGGTAAACCAGCAAATTTAGAACAAATTAAAAAAATAAGAGAAAATTGTAATTTAAAAATAGAGCTTGGTGGTGGAATAAGAGATGAGAAAACTATTCAAATGTATCTTGAACTTGGTGTTGATAGATTAATTCTTGGTTCTATTGCAGTTAAAGATCCTCAATTTGTAAAAGATATGGCAAAAAAATATCCAATTGCTGTTGGAATTGATGCAATAAATGGAATGGTTGCTGTTGAAGGTTGGGCAGAAGTTTCAACAATGAAAGCAACTACTTTAGCTAAAGAGTTTGCAAATGCTGGTGTTGAAGCTATTATTTGTACAGATATTAGTAAAGATGGTATGCTTTGTGGAGTAAATGTAGATTTTACTGAAGAGATTGCTCTTTCAAGTAAAGTTTACACAATAGCAAGTGGTGGAGTAAAAGACATCTCTGATATTAAAAATTGCAAAGAAAATGGAAATATTGGTGGAGTAATAATTGGTAAAGCATTTTATGAAGGAACTTTAGATTTAGAAGAAGCTTTTAAAATTCTTTAA
- the hisH gene encoding imidazole glycerol phosphate synthase subunit HisH produces MLGIIDYNMGNLASVYNACSKFTNDLKIVQNPDDIQKFDKLILPGVGAFKDAMEHLEKSGLKEEIIKFANSKKPLLGICLGMQLLFENSEEFGNTDGLALIEGKVIQFDRSKMNNLKVPHMGWNKAINKVNPLFKDLENPYLYFVHSFHVVTKDEYSIANTDYGYNFTSAVNKNNIYGFQAHPEKSHSNGLKVLENFINL; encoded by the coding sequence ATGCTAGGAATTATTGACTACAATATGGGAAACTTAGCAAGTGTTTATAATGCTTGTTCAAAATTTACAAACGATTTAAAAATAGTACAAAATCCAGATGATATACAAAAATTTGATAAACTAATTCTTCCAGGAGTTGGAGCATTTAAAGATGCTATGGAACATTTAGAAAAGAGTGGATTAAAAGAAGAGATTATAAAGTTTGCAAATAGCAAAAAACCACTTCTTGGAATATGTCTTGGAATGCAACTTTTGTTTGAAAATAGTGAAGAGTTTGGAAATACAGATGGCTTAGCTTTAATTGAAGGTAAAGTTATTCAATTTGATAGAAGTAAAATGAATAATTTAAAAGTTCCTCACATGGGATGGAACAAAGCTATAAATAAAGTGAATCCTCTGTTTAAAGATCTAGAAAACCCTTATTTGTATTTTGTTCACTCTTTTCATGTTGTTACAAAAGATGAATATAGTATTGCAAATACAGATTATGGTTACAATTTTACAAGTGCTGTAAACAAAAATAATATTTATGGATTTCAAGCACATCCAGAAAAATCACATTCAAATGGTTTAAAAGTTTTAGAAAATTTTATAAATTTATAA